One stretch of Lemur catta isolate mLemCat1 chromosome 2, mLemCat1.pri, whole genome shotgun sequence DNA includes these proteins:
- the AP1S1 gene encoding AP-1 complex subunit sigma-1A produces MMRFMLLFSRQGKLRLQKWYLATSDKERKKMVRELMQVVLARKPKMCSFLEWRDLKVVYKRYASLYFCCAIEGQDNELITLELIHRYVELLDKYFGSVCELDIIFNFEKAYFILDEFLMGGDVQDTSKKSVLKAIEQADLLQEEDESPRSVLEEMGLA; encoded by the exons ATG ATGCGATTCATGCTGCTGTTCAGCCGGCAGGGAAAACTGCGGCTGCAGAAATGGTACCTGGCTACTTCAGACAAGGAGCGAAAGAAGATGGTTCGGGAGCTGATGCAGGTTGTCCTGGCTCGCAAGCCCAAGATGTGCAGCTTCCTGGAGTGGAGGGACCTCAAGGTTGTCTACAAGAG ATACGCCAGTCTCTACTTCTGCTGCGCCATCGAGGGCCAGGACAATGAGCTCATCACGCTGGAGTTGATCCATCGATATGTGGAGCTCCTGGACAAATACTTTGGCAGT GTGTGCGAGCTGGACATCATCTTCAACTTTGAGAAGGCCTACTTCATCCTGGATGAGTTTCTGATGGGGGGGGATGTCCAGGACACCTCCAAGAAGAGTGTGCTGAAGGCCATCGAGCAGGCAGACCTGCTGCAGGAG